From the Bacillota bacterium genome, one window contains:
- a CDS encoding IS3 family transposase, protein FYFRSWKDVSINQFIDELDGYLRWYNEERIKMSLGAMSPVAYRRSIGLAV, encoded by the coding sequence TGTTTTATTTCCGGTCATGGAAAGATGTTTCTATAAATCAGTTTATAGATGAACTTGACGGTTATCTCAGGTGGTATAATGAAGAACGAATTAAGATGTCTCTTGGGGCGATGAGCCCAGTAGCATACAGACGAAGTATTGGTTTAGCTGTATAA